CTGGACCGGCGCGTTGACGAGCATCTCGCCCGTCTCGACTTCGGCGGCGGTCGCCAGTCGCTCTTCGGTGGTCGCGAGTTCGTCTTCCGCTTGCTCGCGCGAGGCGTCCGGCGGCGTCGGGATGTCGACCGGCGTGCCGATGTCCGAGCCGATCCGCCGCTGGAAGTCGAGGATCTCCTCGGTGGTCACGTCGATGTCGCCGTACTCGGCGAGCTGGAACGAGCCCGAATCCGTCACGATCGCGCCGGAGAAGTCGAGCAACTCGTGGAGGCCCTGCTGTTCGACGGGCTCGCGGAGGTCCTCGCTGCCGTAGAGGACGTAGGAGTTGGTGATGAGGATCTCCGCGCCGAACTCCGATTCGAGCTGGGCGGGCGTGACCGTCTGGAGGTGGGGGTTGATCACCGGCAGGAGCGCGGGCGTCTCGACCGTGACGCCGGCGCGGGGCACCTCCAGTTCGCCCAGCCGCCCGGCGGCGTCGTAGCGGTCGACCTCGAAGACGTCGGTCATTGCCCGCGATATCCGGCCGGCGGGCCTAAGGGTTGTGTTCGGCGCTCACCCGCCGTCGGGTTCGTCGTCCCCGAACAGCGCGAAGTGCAGCACCCCGAGCATCGACCGGCCGTCGCGCAGGTCGTCCTCGCGGGCGGCCGCCACGAGCGCGTCGAAGGTCGTCGTCTCGACGCGGATGTCCTCATTGTAGTCCAGGTCCCGCTCGCCGGTCGGCTCGCAGTCGCGGGCGACGAAGTAGTGGAAGACGGCGTCGGCGAAGCCGTTGGCGGGTTCGACGGTTGTGAGATGCTCGACCCCGCCCGGCAAGTAGCCCGTCTCCTCTTCGAGTTCGCGGGCGACACAGGATTCGGGGTCGGCGTCGTCGTCCTCGACGCTGCCGGCGGGGAGCGCGCGGTTCACGCGGCCGACCGCCTGGCGCCACTCCTCGATGACGACCACCTCGCCCTCGGTCGTGAAGGGGAGGACGACGACGCTCTCGCCCTCCGCGAGGTAGTCGAACTCGGCCCGTTCACCGTTCGGGAACCGGACGGTATCGGTGACGACGTCGAACCCCTCGCAGGTGTAGGAGGTGCGGCTGTCCAGCGTCTCCCAGGCGAGTTCGTCGGTCATGGTGGAGGGGACGGCGCCACCGAGTTAGCGGTGTCGGCTGGCCGCGGCGTGTGGGCGCCGGCGGAGCGCGGACGGCGGACGGGCGACCGGTTCCGACGCCCGCGCCTCGAAACGCCGAAGGCCGGGTGGGTCGACGTGGACCCATGGACGTACGCGACGAGTTCATCCCCGCCGAGGAGTTCGCAACCGTGCTGAACCGCGTGCCGCAGGTCTGCGTCGAGGTCGTCCTCGAAGGCGAAGGCGAGGACTCGGACCGCGTCCTGCTCGCCCACCGGACGAACGAACCGGCGAGAGGCGAGTGGTTCTGGCCGGGCGGGCGCCTCTACAAGGGCGAGGAGCTCGAAGACGCGGCCCGCCGGATCGCCCGCGAGGAACTCGGCGTCGAGGTGACCGTCGAGGGGCGAGTGGGCGTCTACGGTCACTTCTGGGACGCCTCGCGGGTCGACGGCGTCGACTCGCGCCACACCGTCAACGTCGTCTTCCGCGTCTCGCGGGTCGACCCCGACGCCGCGATCGAACTCGACGACCAGCACGACGACTACCGGTTCGTGACCGGCGACGAGGACGGGCTCCACGAGTACGTCCGCGAGTACCTGGTCGACATGGGGCTGCGGGGGAGCGGAGACGACTGACCGGAGCGCTCCCGCGGCCGCGGCGGACGGCCGCAGTGGCCGAGCCCGAGCTTTTCCGGGCGGCGGCCCAACGGCGGGCATGGAGGACCGCTCGCCGAAGGCGGGACAGACGACCGCGCCCGAGTCGGAACGGCGGACGGCGGTCGCGGAGGCCGCCGGGGGGACCGACGTGGGCGTCGACGTGGGGGTGCTCCCCGCGACCGCCGGGCGGACCGAGCCCGACCGGCTGGTCGCGTTCGCCGAGCGGCTGGCCGCCGACGCGGCCGACGAACTCGCGGCGTCGACCGGCGCGACCTGGCGCTTCTTCGCCGAGGAGCCCGAACCGCTCTCGGACGGCGACCCGCGCCGGCCCTCGGAGTTCCTCGACGAGGCGGCGCTGCGGATGGTCGAGGGGCCCTACGACCTGGTCGTGGTCGTCACGGACGCGCCGCTGCTGGCGCGGAGCCGGCGGCGGGTCGCCGGGCTGGCCTCGCCGCTCGGGCGCGTCGCCGTCGTCTCGACCCACCGCCTCCGCGTGTCGGCGCGCGGCCGGGCGCGGCGGCCGCTCGACGCGCCCGCCGTCCGGTACAACGGCGCGGCGGTCCTGCTCCACCAGGTCGGCCACCTGCTGGGGGCCGGCCACGACCCCGCGGGCGGCGCGATGGCGCCCTGGGAGTTTGACCCCGGGCGGCGCTCGGTCCCGTCGTTCGACGCGGACGTGCGGCGCCACCTGGAGCGGACCGCGTCGCGGGTCCCCGAGGAGTCGGTCGAGTCCCGGAGCGTCGCCGAGCTCGTCGGCTTTCACCTGACGAGCGCGGCGCGGAACCCGCGGAAGCTGGCGCGTGCGCTGGCGACGAGCCGGGCGCCGCTGCTACCGCTCTTCCTCCCGAAACTGTCGACGGCGGCGGTGGCCCCGACGCTCATCCTCGTGTTCAGCGCCGAGACGTGGGACGTGGGCCTGAACCTCGACAACGCGACGGCGGCGCTGTTCGCGGTCGCGAGCGTCCTCGCGGCGGCGGTCTACCTCGTCTTCTCGCTGAACCTCAACGTCCCGCGCGAGCGGCGGGCGGTCGTCACCGAGCACGTCGCCCTGCTGAACGTCGCCATCCTGGGGATCCTCCTGGCCGGCATGGCCGGGCTGTTCGCGCTCGTCGGCGGTATCATGCTCGTCGTCGAGACATTCGTCTTCCCGCCGAACCTGATGACCAACTGGCCGAGCCTGGAGGACCCGACGGTGACGACCGTCGACATCGTCCGCATCGCCGGGTTCATCGCCACCATCGGCGTCCTCACGGGCGCGCTCGCCGGCGGGCTCGAGGACCGGACGATACTCCGTCACCTCGCGCTGTTCCGTCCGCGGCCCTGACCGCCGGTCACGACCGCTCTCGCCGGTCGCCCCGGGGCGTCACTCGTCGGCGTCGACCACGCGGTAGAGCCCGCCCGACTCCCCGGGGTCGGGCTCCCGGTCGTCGGCCTCTTTCGCGTCGAGGTACGCCGGGGATGCGCGCTCGGTGAAGTAGACGGCGTCGTCGGTGACCAGCGGCGCGCACGTGACGTTGCCGACCCCCTCGACGGCCCAGACCTCGTCGCCGGAGTCCTTCTCGACCGCGTAGCAGTAGTCGTCGTAGGAGCCGACGAGGACGTGCTCGCCCGTGACCGTCGGACAGCCGGTTATCCGGCCGCCGGTGTCGAACGACCACCGCTGGCTCCCGTCGTCGAACTGCAGCGCGTAGAGGTGCGAGTCGTGGCTGCCGACGTAGACGGTGCCCGTCTCGGCCTCGATGGCGGGGCCGGACATCACCAGCCCGTCGGTGTCGAACGACCACTCCTCGGTCCCGTCGTCCAGCGTCACCCGGTAGACCGAGCCGTCCCACGACCCGAAGACGGCGCTCCCGCCGGCGGTGGCGATCGGTCCCTTGATCGCCCGACCGGTCGGGAACTTCCACAGGTACTCCAGGTCGGGGTAGCTCCAGGCGTAGAGGTAGCCGTCATTCGACCCGACGACGAGGCGGCCGGCCCGGCGGTCGATCGCGGCCGTCGAGTGGGGATGGTCGGTGACCCGCTGGTCCTCCCAGACAACGTCGCCGGTGACGGCGTCGACGGCGAACATCGCGCCGCTGGGATCGTGGTACTCGACGGCGATGTAGACGGTGCCGTCGTGGTACCCGGGGCTGGACCCGATGGCGTCGCCGAGTTTCGCCCGCCAGTAGCGCTCGCCCGATTCGAGGTCGAACGCGTACAGCGCGCCGTCGTAGGCGCCGATGTAGACGGCCCCGTTGGCGACTGCGGGCGTCCCGTGGATGCCCCGCGAGGTCGGTTCGACCGACGACCGCCAGACCTCCTCGCCGTCGGGCGTCACCCGTCGGATCTCGCCGTTGTCGCCCGGGACGACGATGTCGCCGCCGGGGACTTCGACGGGGCTGGCCTTCGCCGCGGTGTGGTCGCCCGTGTTGATCCCCCGGATCGTCCAGTCGACTTCGGGATCCGTGGGGACCGTCGCGTCGGGGTAGACGCCGCGGCGCCGGAGGCCGCCGCGGAACTGCGCCTCGGCGGCCTCGCTGAGCGGTTCGCCGTCGGTCTCGATCCGGCTGACGACCTCCGTCCCCCCGGGCGCCGCCACGCAGCCCGCGAGACCGGCCGCGGCGCTGCCGGCGGCCGCGCCGGCCGCCCCCAGAAACGCCCGCCGCGAGTGGGGTTCGTCCATGGCCCGGTAGTCGTCGCCGGGTCGTTTCACTGTTACGGGCCGCGGGCGGGTCGACGGCGGGCCGCCTCCGCCCGGTTGCGCTCGGCCGCCCGCTCCCCCTCCGCGGTTCGCTCACCCTCACCCCCACAGCTAAGGGTTCGGCGGCCGCGCACGTGGACATGGCGACGGACGAGGCGCCCTCGGGCGACATCCGCGTGTTGCTCGTCCTCGATCTCCTCCTCTCGCTGCTGTTCAGCGTCGGCGTCGTCTACGCGCTGGATCTGGTCGGGATCGGCGAGTACACCTGGCGGAACGTCGCCCTCGCGACGCTGTTTCTCGCGGTCGCGACGTACTTCGCGGTCCTCCGGGAGTGAGCGCTGACGGGGCCGACAGGCGGGACAGCCACGGCCGACCCCTCCGGCACACCGCGGAGCCGGCAAGCCGTTCGGCCGGGGGATCCTTTAGGCGTCTCGCGCCCCTAGCGCGCGTGCCATGACATCAGCACTGTTCGTCGTCAGCGAGGAGGGCTACTGGGGAGAGGAGTGTATCGAGCCGCTCACGACGCTCGAATCCGCGGGCGTCGACGTGACGGTCGCGACGCCGTCGGGCGACCCGCCCGTCGTCGACGAGCGCTCGGTCGACCCCGACGAGGTCGGCGAGGAGACCGCCGAGCGCGTCCGCGAGGTCCACGAGAACCACCCCGAACTGAACGACCCCGAGCCGCTCGCCCGCGCCGACGCCGACGGCTACGACGCCGTCGCCTTCCCGGGCGGCCACGGCACCGAGTGGGACGTGAACCAGGACAGCGACGCCCGGCGGCTGCTCCGCGACGCCGTCGCCGGCGACGACGGCACGGCGCTCGTGGTCTGTCACGCCGTCGGCATCCTCGCCTTTACCCGTACCGACGGCGGGGAGTTCCTCGTCGACGGCCGCGACGTGACCGGCTTCCCCAACGAGTGGGAGGAGGGCATCGTCGACGACGCCGACCGGATGCCCGACGGCCGGAAGCTCCCCTACTGGGTCGAGGACGAGGTGAAAACGGCCGGCGGGAA
Above is a genomic segment from Halosimplex halophilum containing:
- a CDS encoding NUDIX hydrolase; protein product: MTDELAWETLDSRTSYTCEGFDVVTDTVRFPNGERAEFDYLAEGESVVVLPFTTEGEVVVIEEWRQAVGRVNRALPAGSVEDDDADPESCVARELEEETGYLPGGVEHLTTVEPANGFADAVFHYFVARDCEPTGERDLDYNEDIRVETTTFDALVAAAREDDLRDGRSMLGVLHFALFGDDEPDGG
- a CDS encoding NUDIX domain-containing protein, with amino-acid sequence MDVRDEFIPAEEFATVLNRVPQVCVEVVLEGEGEDSDRVLLAHRTNEPARGEWFWPGGRLYKGEELEDAARRIAREELGVEVTVEGRVGVYGHFWDASRVDGVDSRHTVNVVFRVSRVDPDAAIELDDQHDDYRFVTGDEDGLHEYVREYLVDMGLRGSGDD
- a CDS encoding outer membrane protein assembly factor BamB family protein yields the protein MDEPHSRRAFLGAAGAAAGSAAAGLAGCVAAPGGTEVVSRIETDGEPLSEAAEAQFRGGLRRRGVYPDATVPTDPEVDWTIRGINTGDHTAAKASPVEVPGGDIVVPGDNGEIRRVTPDGEEVWRSSVEPTSRGIHGTPAVANGAVYIGAYDGALYAFDLESGERYWRAKLGDAIGSSPGYHDGTVYIAVEYHDPSGAMFAVDAVTGDVVWEDQRVTDHPHSTAAIDRRAGRLVVGSNDGYLYAWSYPDLEYLWKFPTGRAIKGPIATAGGSAVFGSWDGSVYRVTLDDGTEEWSFDTDGLVMSGPAIEAETGTVYVGSHDSHLYALQFDDGSQRWSFDTGGRITGCPTVTGEHVLVGSYDDYCYAVEKDSGDEVWAVEGVGNVTCAPLVTDDAVYFTERASPAYLDAKEADDREPDPGESGGLYRVVDADE
- a CDS encoding type 1 glutamine amidotransferase domain-containing protein, with the translated sequence MTSALFVVSEEGYWGEECIEPLTTLESAGVDVTVATPSGDPPVVDERSVDPDEVGEETAERVREVHENHPELNDPEPLARADADGYDAVAFPGGHGTEWDVNQDSDARRLLRDAVAGDDGTALVVCHAVGILAFTRTDGGEFLVDGRDVTGFPNEWEEGIVDDADRMPDGRKLPYWVEDEVKTAGGNWDAELDADASVTVDGDLVTARGPESSAAAARTLLDELGVAAEAGD